A genomic region of bacterium contains the following coding sequences:
- a CDS encoding metallophosphoesterase, with translation MPPRQIVKFAFFADSHIGFDSVSRPRIERRRRDADFFANYISILKYAKNRGLDFIVHGGDLFYRSKISTNLVMKAFEPLFDLADCEIPVYLVPGNHERGAIPYRLIAEHPGINIFDFPQTFVFHKGKSHIALGGFPYTKNIRENFINTIRQTGLFETKANYKILCMHQIVEGTTVGPKNFTFR, from the coding sequence ATGCCTCCTAGGCAAATTGTAAAATTCGCTTTTTTTGCAGATTCTCATATCGGCTTTGATTCCGTATCGAGACCGCGAATCGAACGGCGACGCCGTGATGCCGATTTTTTTGCGAATTACATTTCCATCCTCAAATATGCCAAAAATCGTGGGCTCGATTTCATTGTGCATGGCGGAGATCTTTTTTACCGCAGTAAAATCTCCACAAACCTCGTAATGAAGGCGTTCGAACCGCTTTTTGATCTCGCAGACTGCGAGATTCCGGTTTACCTCGTCCCCGGCAACCACGAGCGCGGAGCAATACCATACAGACTTATCGCGGAACACCCCGGAATAAATATCTTCGATTTCCCGCAGACCTTCGTTTTTCATAAGGGTAAATCCCATATAGCACTCGGAGGATTTCCTTATACTAAAAATATTCGCGAGAATTTCATAAACACTATCCGCCAAACGGGTCTCTTCGAAACTAAAGCGAACTACAAAATTCTATGCATGCACCAAATTGTTGAGGGAACAACAGTAGGCCCGAAGAATTTTACATTCCGATGA